One window of the Vibrio parahaemolyticus genome contains the following:
- the tssC gene encoding type VI secretion system contractile sheath large subunit encodes MTTQVEKQLDPTVGEQTTSFLEQAIGATKQTEASRAEELIKTLTEEAMKGTVSWNKNLTVTFREAINLLDRQISEQLSEVMHHPELQKLEGSWRGLNYLVMNSETSSTLKIRMISITKKELHKDLSKAVEFDQSQIFKKVYESEFGSAGGEPYGALIGDYEFTNHPEDIESLRLMSNVAASGFSPFLSAASPALFGFDEWTELSKPRDLDKVFESLEYAQWRSFRESADSRFVSLTMPKVLARLPYGQATSPVEAFGFEEFDVDPVSGIAVNADHNDYCWMNSSYVLGVKLTDAFSKYGFCTAIRGAEGGGRVDNLPTHFFMSDDGDPDMKCPTEIGITDRREAELGKLGFLPLCHYKNTNYAVFFGAQTCQKPANHESPEVAANAAISARLPYMMATSRFAHYLKVMARDKIGSFMEAEDVESWLNRWILGYVNASEGGGQEIRAKYPLADARVQVKEIPGSPGSYNAVAWLKPWLQMEELTTSLRLVAKIPQSGG; translated from the coding sequence ATGACGACTCAAGTTGAAAAACAACTCGATCCTACGGTGGGTGAACAAACCACTTCATTTCTTGAACAGGCTATTGGTGCGACGAAACAAACAGAAGCATCGAGAGCAGAAGAGCTGATCAAGACACTGACTGAAGAAGCGATGAAGGGGACGGTTTCTTGGAATAAAAACCTAACCGTAACTTTCCGTGAAGCGATTAATTTGCTTGATAGACAGATTTCAGAGCAGCTTTCTGAAGTTATGCACCATCCTGAGCTACAAAAGTTAGAAGGCTCATGGCGTGGGCTGAATTACTTAGTCATGAATTCTGAGACAAGTTCTACGCTGAAAATTCGCATGATCAGCATCACGAAGAAAGAGCTTCATAAAGACTTAAGTAAAGCGGTTGAATTCGATCAAAGTCAAATCTTTAAAAAAGTGTACGAATCTGAATTTGGTAGCGCTGGTGGTGAACCATATGGTGCTTTAATTGGTGACTACGAGTTTACAAACCATCCAGAAGATATTGAGTCTTTGCGTTTAATGTCGAATGTTGCTGCTTCGGGTTTCTCACCATTCTTGTCTGCTGCTTCTCCTGCGCTATTTGGTTTTGATGAGTGGACAGAACTATCTAAACCGCGCGATTTAGATAAAGTCTTTGAGTCGTTGGAATATGCGCAATGGCGCTCTTTCCGTGAAAGTGCAGATTCTCGTTTTGTAAGCTTAACGATGCCTAAAGTATTAGCTCGCTTGCCATACGGCCAAGCTACCTCTCCTGTAGAAGCGTTTGGCTTTGAAGAGTTTGATGTGGATCCTGTGTCGGGTATCGCCGTTAATGCTGATCACAATGATTATTGTTGGATGAACTCATCGTACGTGCTTGGCGTCAAACTGACGGATGCATTTTCTAAGTATGGTTTCTGTACTGCTATTCGTGGCGCAGAGGGTGGTGGGCGAGTTGATAACCTACCAACACACTTCTTCATGAGTGATGATGGTGACCCAGATATGAAGTGCCCAACGGAAATTGGCATTACAGACCGCCGTGAAGCGGAATTGGGTAAACTGGGTTTCTTACCGTTGTGTCACTACAAAAATACAAACTATGCCGTGTTCTTTGGTGCTCAAACTTGTCAAAAACCAGCAAATCATGAATCTCCAGAAGTGGCAGCAAACGCGGCAATTTCAGCAAGACTTCCTTACATGATGGCAACCTCTCGTTTTGCACATTATTTGAAAGTAATGGCTCGAGACAAGATCGGTAGCTTTATGGAAGCAGAAGACGTTGAATCTTGGTTGAACCGTTGGATTCTTGGCTATGTGAACGCTTCTGAAGGTGGCGGTCAAGAAATTCGTGCGAAATACCCTCTTGCCGACGCTCGCGTACAAGTTAAGGAGATTCCAGGTTCTCCTGGTTCTTACAACGCGGTTGCTTGGCTCAAACCATGGCTTCAAATGGAAGAGCTAACCACGTCTTTAAGACTCGTTGCTAAAATTCCTCAGTCGGGTGGCTAA
- the tssB gene encoding type VI secretion system contractile sheath small subunit: MTSIHSKLSRVRKPRVHITYDVETEGTTLKKELPFVVGVMGDFAGQNTEALKPLKDRRFIQIDRDNFDDVLKKMSPSVKFKVANKLANDDSEFAVELSFKSMQDFEPAAIVNQVEPLRQLMETRNKLRDLMTKVDRSEELENILEEVLNNTDNLAKLAGELDLGKKAPSESTEGAE, encoded by the coding sequence ATGACGAGTATCCACTCGAAACTTTCACGAGTACGGAAGCCTCGTGTTCACATTACCTACGATGTTGAAACCGAAGGAACAACTTTGAAAAAAGAGCTTCCTTTTGTGGTGGGTGTTATGGGCGACTTTGCAGGCCAAAATACCGAAGCATTGAAACCATTAAAGGATCGCCGTTTCATTCAAATCGATCGTGATAACTTCGATGATGTACTTAAAAAGATGAGTCCATCGGTTAAGTTCAAAGTCGCAAACAAGTTAGCAAATGACGATTCTGAATTTGCGGTTGAACTGAGCTTTAAATCGATGCAAGACTTTGAACCAGCAGCGATTGTCAATCAAGTAGAACCATTGCGTCAGCTGATGGAAACTCGTAACAAACTGCGAGACTTGATGACTAAAGTCGACCGTTCGGAAGAACTTGAAAACATCCTAGAAGAAGTTCTCAACAATACAGACAATTTGGCAAAACTAGCTGGTGAGCTAGATCTTGGCAAAAAAGCGCCATCAGAAAGTACTGAGGGAGCAGAATAA